From a region of the candidate division WOR-3 bacterium genome:
- the rplL gene encoding 50S ribosomal protein L7/L12 — MAQKLTLEEIIGGIENLTVLELAELIKKLEEKFGVSAQAPVFAAAPGAVPSVVSAEVKEEKTEYTVILQDAGAEKIKVLREVRAITGLGLKEAKELIDSVPKPIKEGVSKEEAEEIKKKLEALGAKVELK; from the coding sequence ATGGCACAAAAATTAACCTTGGAAGAGATAATAGGTGGAATAGAAAACTTAACAGTACTGGAACTTGCGGAGTTAATTAAGAAACTTGAAGAAAAATTCGGAGTGTCCGCACAAGCTCCTGTTTTTGCAGCAGCTCCTGGTGCTGTCCCTAGTGTGGTTTCTGCTGAAGTAAAGGAAGAAAAAACTGAATATACTGTGATTCTCCAAGATGCTGGAGCTGAAAAAATAAAGGTTTTAAGGGAAGTAAGAGCAATAACAGGTTTAGGGCTTAAAGAGGCTAAAGAATTGATTGATTCTGTTCCAAAACCTATCAAAGAAGGTGTATCAAAGGAAGAGGCTGAAGAAATAAAGAAAAAACTTGAAGCTCTTGGTGCTAAAGTAGAGTTAAAATAA